aaaataatttgctctaaagtaatgaataataatacaaaatttgttgatttgaaaatcaactgcgatGCAATAAGATAATAAACAACAGTACTCATCTTCTATAAATAAGTCATTGTGTAATCGATTGTATCtaacaaaacaaaaacatgtttttttcaGGTGACCTGATGGACGAGGAAAATGTATTGGATTTTCTCACGAGTCTGGAAGCGATGGATTTACCGGATCGCATCGAAGAAGTTAACGCAAAAATCCTGACGAAAATTGTCGAGGATACGGACTTCGTGGCGGTTCTTTTCTGTAAGTTATTTTCTTCTacttataaatcaataaattatacttcGGAAGATCGCACGCAATTATCCGGAACACGTTCTCCGTTGTTCTCCAatgtttaatgtattatttccaGTAAAATATCGAGCATGTTGTCTCGCTGTGAAATGTTTTCCAAAGAAATTCCATGTAAAACGTAGGATattactttgaaaaattaaacaaattgacGACATCGATAAAAAGTATCTGCATTTTTAGATACAAGCGTTTTCCGGATTTTTTTCACTGGAAATTGAAGGATTTTATATCtacatgttaattaaaatataaaataatagaaaataaattatattccaaaGTTCttacatttctatatttaaaaagaaaatattgtaaaaataaatttgataaaaaattccaatttttcaGTACTTTTTATTGTAGTCGTCGAagtgtttaattttaagaaatcaaATAGAGACAATTTTAATAAGCAGTAAAATGGTAAcagttaaaataatcaaattaggaaatattatttaaaaaattgttctctCTGCGGAACCATAAAACGCTCCTCACGGAATTGTTATATGTAGGacgtaaaaaataacgaatacACCAAAAGTCTTGGTGTTTGAGTACAATAATTCccacaatataaaaaaaagaattgagaaaattcaGAGCAAAGTGGTCGCTCGCGCCTAATTAGACGTCCTCAATTCTGACCTAAAATAAGTTTACGGATTTTTCAAGTAATGACAGAAACATGAATATTCCCAGGATGTGATTGGTCTCAGCTGATGCTttcgaaacaatttttcaaagtaaCATAACACAATCCGTATACCTCGTGAGATTCCCGCTCGTTCGAAACCTAAGCTCCTGAAACTAAGTTCTAGGCTAGTAATCGTGTCAGTCGGCGCCAAAAATCAACGGATACACAGCAATGCTACGTAATGTACCCTGACCTCCATCCATACATCCTACCGTTCATTTAACTCGTTAATATCCGACGTCTCACTAATCATTTGTGTACGTCTCGTGTGCGACGAAGTTGTGctcgttataaaaatattgcgattAACTTTTCCGTGAATTGATTACAATTTCAAGGACTTCCGCAATATGCACGTTTATTTCTAAACAATAGATTAGTGAAATGGCAGTTTTAACGAGACGGCTCAGATCTTTTTCCGCCGTTATCACGAAGTTCTTCATTGTATTTAGATGTACAGAGTGTCTCAAAACAATCGTACGACCTGTTAATAGCAGACTTCTGAGGTCATTTgaagacaaaaatttttatatcaaaatgtcgAGGTACGATCAATCAGTGCTTAAGCGCGTGAATCTTTTACAATCTGATTGTCAACTTTAAATACTtcccatttaaaaactattttgacTTTTTGGTATAAAGATTTTCTTTAAGTGATCTCAAAAATCTGATGTTAACGGGTGATACGGTTGGTTTGGCATATATTGCACATGCATTATCGTGTACAGTTTCATGGTTCTTCTAATTTCATAAAGAAAACttcagaaagaaatatttttttctcgttgtGTCTAATGATCGATTTTACCAACTaatcaaatgttaaaacatAACATTCTGTTAATCGAGAGCAATAACTGTTCTCTGTACAAAGTGTACTGTCTATATCGGTTTGTCTACCTTTGTAAAGTCTCTACTCTCTATTGTCTCTACTGTTTTTGTCTTTTGTTATTGTTCGTGTCGATGTTTATCGAGTTCAAATATCAAATCGCAAAGTGAGAAGCTGGATCGATGTAGCAGATCCATTATcgtaatttacaatttcacattaataaaaataataaaatcgtcATGTAAGGATAAGTGATCATGTCGCTCACTTTGCGATTCGATATAACATACAACATActtgtaaataatacatatatgtgaaaATTCTTGTGTGTGTTGATACGGATAGGTCCGGACACGGAGCGGTGTGCGGGCGCCGGTTCTAGTAAGTACATATTTATAAGAGATCGATGTTTCTCTCCACCTGTGACAAAGCATCTACACCCTCATGCTGctttacacacacatacacaccgCTACATGCATCCAATTATCGACTGGCGCATTAACGAAAGATCACTTTGCAATTGCCACCATCGCAATGCTTCaagtgaatttttttaaacgccTAATCCCTCactgcaattatattaaattacaagagCGAAGAAtcatacgatttttttttcgcttcgctaaaagtaaattgttttctcttttttttctctcttgtgcGCGAGGAAGTGATTTTTCGCGAGTGCATCATTCGGAGTGACGACATATTGAAACCCGTTCACCCTTGACAAAATGTGTTTCTTTCAAACACCTCCCTTAACTCTGCGTATTCATCGATTATTCAGAATTGTATCTATCGCATCATCCCCCTGCAGCACTTCGCTCCAATGTGTGCGCAACGACAGAGGGATACGGTGCGCGGAGAAAATCGGATGTCAATGGAGCGGCAAGGGCCTTTACATTTCACACGTTTCACTCTCGAACGTTTTTCGAACATACGATGGATACTCTGATGAAATTTCTTAGAAATTGTGTTTAGCAATTGATACGAATTAATCATGTAATTGATAAAGAATCGACTAACATGAAGCTTTCCAAGTTttcttccgtttttttttttttttttttttattatttattagcgCTTTGAAGTATGGTTCTCTTGgctaattcaaatattaagtgaatttttaatcattatttgcaTTCTGAGTGTGCACCAGTCAGACGTAGGAGATTAGAATGCATTATCCTTGTTTAGATTTAGAGCAATGTGTATCATAAAAAGAGTGAGAGTAACTGTGTATACTAATCCACTCGTGTCGACATTCTTGTTTCATCTGATTTAACTTATCTAAAGAtgattattcattatttcaagaaaaatgtacTGCAAAATGTCGCCATCATCACAGGTCTTTCGGCAACATCGTGAATAATtaccaatttttatattttatttttggtaaTGTACACACCGGACGTTTAGCGGCTTTGTTCATCGCATCTACCGGCTAGTAAAGGATGAGATAAAGTTCAGATCATAAGAGATCGAGTTTTCAATCATGAAAGGCCGCACGAAACGCGTGTGGACGGAAATAATCGACGCCCGAGAGTGGCGTTGGTCGTTCAACAACAAAAGGCACACAATAAtgcatctttttattttaaatgggACAGACAAGCCAGACTGCAAAAAGTGTCTCAAGGCCCTGCAAGAACTGGAGAACATCGACGACGAAGCCGATCAATTAGGTATCGGCTTCGTAAAGATCGCGGACGAACAGCTCGCGGACGAGTATAATCTCGGTCCTCTCCCAGCTCTTGTGTATTATAGGCACCAAATCCCAATCATTTACGAACGTAAGTATGAAGGAACGTGAGTAATTTGTAGGGCGTATAACGTGACGCAATATTGTCTAAATcaaattatgtaaatcttaaTCGTGATATAAAGTAAGTACCTATAGCAGTTGTACATCAGATGTGATCGGTAATATTTGTTGACTGAtttcagattaattttttatgtacaaaaaaatgttttacatttatttctgaTAGCACACATGACgctaaatgtttttttcttctaccTCACGCAAATAATTACGTGAAAAgttaatttgaaagaaattcgatttttttatgtttgtaacaattttggaaaattctATTGGCACCGCGTAATTCGATAActaatgattgaaaaattgtcaTCAAGtttgtattatcgaaatataatattttatcctaCTTCAATTATGTGGAACAATATAAAGATGAAATTAATTCGTAGTACGTGCTCTTAGATGAATTGAGCAGAGAGGAAGATGTGCTGGAGTGGCTGGTGGCGAACAAGAGCACGGGAGACGAAGAGGATGTTATCGAAGATGTCACCGCCAAGACGTTAAACACACTGATCGGAAACATTGACAATCTAGTCGTTCTGTTCTGTTCGCATCTTTTACATAATCTTTGGCTCCGCTTGATACGTTTTCGTCTCGTAACGCGCTCTCGTGCTTGCAGACGATCACGGTGATGAGGACTCTATGCAGGTCCTGAACGAGCTGGAAAAGATCGACGACGACTGCGACAAGCACGGGATTCAGTTCGTGAAGATCGACGACGAGAAGGCGGCGCAGGAATTCGGAATCGACAATCTACCCGCGATCGTCTACTTCGAGAAACAGATCCCAAATATTTACGACGGTGGGTAGGTGgattgaaaaaaaacacgGGCGAAGAAAGACGATACCtgtgcatatatataaacgATGCCAAAAATAATCGCAACAAGATACACAGATGtagactaaaaaaaaaaaacaaaacgttCACGTGAACTGATTCTTTCAAAATGAAATAACTCGATTGCAGGAGATATTGAGAACGAGGATGAAATCCTGGAGTGGCTGTTATCGCAGCTCGAGAAGGATGAGATCGAAGACGTCACCGATGAGATGCTGGACCGCCTTATCAAAGATGGAAAAACCTTGGCCGTGCTCTTCTGTAAGTCGTGCTAAtcgataaatatagataaaaaataatttttcaagtatatttaatatccatTTTTTGTTCGCCAGTTTTGTCTTATACGTCAAAAGATTTATTGCACGTGAGGAAATCAatgaaaacataaataaataatttgggAGACATTTTTCGTAATGATCGCAGACGACAACAACGATCGAAAGTCGCAGAGGGTCCTCAACGAATTGGAGAACATCGACGACGAGTGCGATCAGCTCGGCGTGACGTTCGTAAAGATCGACAACGTGGAGGAGGCTAAGGAATATGGTATCAATAAAGTGCCTGCGATGCTCTACTTCGAGAAGGGTATTCCGATGGTGTACGAAGGCAACCTGGAGGACGAGGAGAAGGTACTCAAATGGTTGGAGCAACAACAGAAGGCCGACCAAATTGAGGATGTCACCGACGAGATGCTCGACATGGTTATCGATAAGATGCCGCTCGTAGCCGTCCTCTTTTGTCagtaatatgcaatttttctttatataaaaacgttGTTTATGCttacatttttaactttaaaactTTACTGCTTGCTGCTCTATAGATGACAAAGATCAGAAGAAGAGTCAGAAGGTGGTGAGCGAACTGGAGAACATCGACGACGATTGCGACCAGCACAACATAGCCTTCGTGAAAATCAGTGACACGGAAGAGGCGAAGGAATACGGCATAGACTCGCTTCCGACTTTGGTGCTCTTCGAACGGAAGATACCACACATTTACGACGGTAAGTCTTGCAGAAAATTTGCGTAaaaaacacacacacgcgataaaaagttgaaaaatattcttcctGTTGCGATATCGTAGGCGATCTCATGAACGAGGATCAGATACTGGGCTGGCTATTGCATCAGAAAAAACACGCCGAGATCCCGGAAGTAACGGACGAAATGGTCGAAAAGCTCGTAGAGTCCGCGCCGTACACGGCAGTCCTGTTTTGTAAGCGATCGATTCGTCTCTTTCTACCTCCTTTTAACATTCTTCCACTGTTACTTGTTAGGTAGGTGCTGTTGTACGACCGCGAGTGAGAAGCGACCAGCGAATTGATTCTTTTCCGTAGATGACAAGGACGACAAGCAGGACATCCGGATCCTGAACGAGCTGGAGAACATCGACGACGAGCTGGAGAAGGAGGGCATCGTCATCGTCCGGATGGACAACGACGCCGAGGCGAAGGAATACGGCATCGATCATCTGCCGACCCTGGTGTACTTCGAGGACAAAATCCCGGCGATCTACGAGGGCGATTTGCTCAACGAGGACGAGGTCCTCGAGTGGCTGATACAGCAGAAGAACAGCGCTACCATTGAGGAGGTCACGGATGAAATTTTGACGGATCTCATAGACGATCACGAATACGTTGTAGTATACTTCAGTGAGTGAATTCacatttgatgaatttttacatttaaaaagtagattaaaaaaatttttattaatatttttaattaaattgcattgagttaattattaattaagcatTTTTCTTAGCTCGTTTGaaataatcgaataaaaattatgacagGCGGAAGCTGCGACGAAGGAGAAGAGTGCGACAGTATTCTCGACGATTTGGAGAATATCGACGACGAGTTGGACGAGACGGGAATTGTATTCGTCACCACGGAGGACACCAGCATGGCGAAGAAATATGGTATCAAGACTTTCCCTACCCTCGCGTTCTTCCGAAACAAGGACCCTCTGATCTACACCGGTGATctcgacgacgaggacgaagTGCTGTCCTGGATCACGGACGAGGACACTTTGGAAATACCGGGAAAAATCGAGGAGGTCAACGCTAGGATGCTGGAGAACATTCTCGACGAAAACGACTACGTCGTCGTCTTTTTCTGTACGTCTCTATATAAACAAACGCGACAATCGATCGACAGTTCGCGATACATTGTACCGTGTTTGCTTGCAGACAAAGAAGGCGATAAGAAGAGCCAGAAGATTCTGCAAGAGCTCGAGAATATCGACGACGAGTGCGAGGAGAAGGAGATTGACTTTGTAAAAATATCCGACGAAGGAATCGAGAAGGAATACGATCTTCCGGGATTGCCGGCACTAGTGTTCTACAGACACAAGTTCCGGCAGATCTATTCGGGTGACATGATGCACGAGGAAGAGATCTTGGAGTGGGTCCTCGAGCTTCGCACAACCACGCCAGATGTTATCGAGAGTGTCGATAGGAAGACGTTGCAAGTGCTCATCAACGATGTCGAGCATCTTGCCGTGTTCTTCTGTAAGTATTAGCTCTTATTTTCGCTATTAGATTGATCCGCTCAAGAAAAGTGCTCTTACTAAAATATACCTTCCATATTTacattcttcattttttttgtttggcATTTGAGACATAAAACGCAATGCTTTTATCATACTTTCAATTTATGTCAACTTTAAACAGcaattgtaatagaaaatgatataaatttttgcgtGTATATTTTGATTGtacatgataaaaattctaatttaatagaCGACGACAAATGTGAATCCTGCGGACAGATCCTCGAGGAATTAGAAACGATTGATGATGATACCGACAAGCACGGTATCCAATTCGTCAAATCGAACGACGCTAAACTGGCGGCTGAAATCGGCGTTTTCTCCTTCCCGGCTCTCGTTTACTACGAGACCGGCGTCCCCATCATGTACGACGGTAAGTGCCGAAAGattttacttttgctttttataatcGAGAGCTTTCCCGTCCCTTCGTTAAACAATCCTCGTTTCTTACGTAAAGGAAACAATATCAAACATTTCACGCTCTATACGCGTTCTTTTTTTACTAAGTCACTCTCTCCTTCTACgttttgaaacaaattatttacaaaagatttaaaaattataaaaatattaaaaattggataaacaaaacattaaacacattaaatatcttttgcaatgtgcgaaaatgaaaatattttatgaatattgaattcatagaaatatataatatatattctgattgaaatttctgaaaataattctgtaaaaaataaaaacatataaatttcgaCTGActttaaacagaaattttatcaatgtattacaaattcatataaatttattgagatAATGCGATTACAGTGGAATGAAGAGCGACTTAGCGTGTTCCTTTCAGCAAGTTTCACGTCGATAAAGCGATAAACGAAACCCTCCACCGACAATGATCTCGCCATTGAACCTGGCTGATCCTGATACGCGTGTGTGCCTTTTGTAGGTAATCTTAAGAACGAGGACAGAGTTCTGGAATGGCTAATCGAACAGAAAAGTAAGGAGATTTCTAGGAtgatgattattattactggTGTACTGTTCTTTGTGACGTTAATCTCGGTCGTGACTATACCACCGGGCTACGAGTACAATACTCACGCCGTGGTGATCACCCCGATCACACTACCACCATCACGATCACCATGATCGCAATcgtgagagaaataaaaaaataagaaaacgaACGTAAAACGTCCGTCTAACGTAGAGGATTTTCTGTAACGTCGGTATAACCGCGCGATGCATGTTTAGATCCGCGTAGTATAATGAGggttttatccaaaaaaaatGTGGGATGTCACGAAGCTCGGTGAAACGTGTATAAacgtgttctttttttctttcgatatGCACGCTGGCCACATATATAGTTTTGGTCGCGatatataatgcatttaaattaCACTCGCAAGCTTGTCTTACTCGCCTTTCTTTTTACTCACATGTTTCTTTACACACTAGTACGCATTTGCATTTACGCGATAATGCAGAACGAATATATGCTCGGGCGATAATGCGTCGTGCAAGTTTTTCTGAAATCCATAGTTTTACAGAAGAAAATGTCATGGCGCATCACCGTCCGACAACGAATAACGATCTCATGAATTAAATATCGAAGCTTACAGCAGCTTTCGGCGCACTAATggctgttttattttttatatttttttctttttgaaacGCGTTTTTAACGAAGCTTTTGTGATTCGTATCGATACAAAGTTAAAATCacgaattaataaatgaatcgGGAACATCAGttattatatgtgtataaatattcgtattaaaataattttagtagcTTTTATGTGCACCGGCAATCGCACTTATTGGCTTCAGCCAttcgttttttaaatattcagcaGAATAAGCAATATctatatgaatttttatctttgttcACGTTTGTTTTTAGGTCATGTACGCGCgataatcttatattattgtaattttccGTATAAGCACGATCGCTTCACGAGGCTTCGGACACTATTTGGCTCACTAAACCTATCTTACTTATTCGCAACAATGAACGGGTTTACGAGATAGGGAGTCTCGATCGTTGGGAAGaatatcttttctctttttgtatgatataataatattgcgtaTATAACAATAATGCGGAAATGTTTAATGTGATATGCGTCAATAATGTTTGTCACTCTAAAATGCATGTCATCCCTTTGGACCGAGGCCGTATCGATCACAAAAAACCTAGGTACACAATCTGGCTTTCCATCGCGCTATATATTACCCATAACCCTGTTAATATGCAGGTAATGATAGTGATCgtgatgatgatgacgatgatgatgaGGACGATGATGAggacgatgatgatgatgatgatgatgatgatgatgatgatgataatgatgatgatgatgatgatgatgatgatgatgaggaTGATGATgaggatgatgatgatgaagacgacgatgacgaagacgacgatgacgacgacgacgacgacgacgacgacgacgacgacgacgacgacgaagacgacgatgacgacgacgacgaagacgacgacgatgacgacgacgacgacgaagacgatgatgatgacgacgacgatgatgagaataataatgatgatgatgaagacgatgatgatgatgatgatgaggatgatgatgatgataatgataatgatgacgacgacgacgaagataACGATAAAAAGTTGAACAAAGCCCTCAAGAAAATCCTGGACAAAGGTAAAAGTCCAACGACGACCCAGGAGGCCGAAGAGGAATTCACGTGAGATCGAAGTGTGACGGGCTTTGTGTtgcgcgaaagagagaaactaCAATGATATCCCAAAAGCCGTAGACGTATACATACCAATAGGTCGATTGGTATTGATTGataacaacaataatttaGATGAAACGTGGCTGTTCACTCACCATTCACGGTAGAGCTGGGCCGTGTAGGACCTATCCTGCATGAATACGTTGtctcatctttttttttctacttacaCTCGCAAAGTGCATCCTATATAGCCTTCCACTCGACCGTCATAAGTTTCCTCAAAGTTTCCAAATCTTTCTCGCGTAATGCATGCCCGCCTTGTAACAGTCCTTTGTTAGGTAGGAGCTACGCGACCGagtcattattatttcttagaaTCAATCAAAATTTTCGCGCAACAGACAGCTATAgagctttaaaataataaagatttgtacttatttgataattatgtGCACTGATtcacattattttacttattcaaAGTATAATCGCacgtttaatttttccatcttGGTACGCGAACTGCAGTTATTGCAGAACTAATGGTGCGTAGCTCCAGTCTTGGTCGCATTTTTTTACCCTCAAATAATAATGGGCTTCTCCAAAGCGAGCCGATGGTTCCTGTCGTAGTTGACAGCTGTCGTCTGCAGCGAGCTCCGAGTCGAAAGAAATCAGACTAGTCTCCGTTCGGGAAAGCAAGGGCAAATAGAAGGATAAGCTTCTTCGTGTTTCGGATTATCGCGACATGATTCGCAAATTATCGCGGCAAGTttcgatgatttttttttctcgtcaCGACAATTCGCATTCGGTGGTAGATGAACGCTGCAAAAAATTCTATCGAGCGAACGATAAACGAAGAGGAGGCTGGTTCACGTTTTTTAACGGCTATAGAAAGAGTCGTCGACTCGCCGCGAGAGTCTCTGTTACAACATTGTCTAAAACATGCACGTTTGGCTTTTGCTACGCAATTGGGATTGCAGTGGAACGTTCTCTATGCGCTAGCAACGTCGAGATCGCACGAGTCAATATATTTTCGTTTTCCTCCTCGATTCTCTCtctatatctctctctctctctctcttatctGTTTCCAGTGTCTCGttcatctttttctctctttctctgccccgttatctctctctctctctctctctctcttttttttgtcaattctTGTACCCTCATTCGATTTCGTCCGTGTACTGTTACGTCCGATCCGGATTGACTCGTGCGACGAGACCAATCAGCCATAGGCTAGCCAACTCTCACAaatctctctcattctctttGTATCTGACTCGTTGTATATTTGCTTACTGCAGGCGACGGCTGTTTCTACATCGGGATGGGAGGTAAAAGCGCGAAACCCAAGATTCCCTCCTATGAGCCCTACCAGTGCTGTCCCGCCAAGCTCGCCCACGGCACCAAGGTCGCCAAGGTCACCAAAATCAGCCCGATTGCCAAGGACAAGGGCAAATCTCACGGCGCCGGCAGAACGGATAAGCCGCAACTGCCGGCCCTGAAGCCGATAAACAAGCTCACGGCCAAGGAGAGCAAAAAATCAGCGACGATATCGCCGAGAGTCGACGTCGACGCGAAGGAATCCAAGTCTAAGGCCAAGAGAGGATTTTTCGGAAGCGGTAAATATCTCAGTCAACCGCGAAGTTAAATGGCTGcccacacatacacacacacacgcggtAATCCGATACGGTGATCCGATTCGATCGTTTCAACATTAAGTGCAATATTCATCGaggaagattaatttttatcgaaaatgaAAATCGTCCCGCTGACTTCTTCGGAACGAAAAATCTGACGACAGACTCATGATTAAATCGACTTGTGTAATTCGTGTTAATCGCGGAAAGCAGGAGCGAGCAACGGCGGGCAGCTATATCTGCGGTGGGCAGCTATTTAACGAGCGCCTTCGCGAGAAAGGAAAAGTAGCGAGGATAAACGTGATAGATGCTTAGCGTAGTAAGCGGGAAGAGAAAGGGAACGTAGGAAAACGAGTGAGCTCGATGAAAGATTTTCTGAAGCCGAGCCACACCCCCGCGCGAGGAGGATCGCCGCAGCGGAGATGAGACACGGTCACACCTGACTCTTCGTCTTTCGTATCTCGGATGCAGGTACCCCGCGGGTCTCGCGCGATCCATGAAGAAGCGTCCAAGAACGCGCGACTTCCGGACGAGCAAGAGACGATCGAAGACACGTGACTTCCACGCGGCTGGCACCGGCGGCTGGATCCTCCGAGTCCTCGGGATAATCGAGCACCGATTTGCTTTGACCGCGCCGACCGATTCGTTAAATTATCGAGCTACTAATCGAGCAATCAACGGCACGTGTAATCGATTCAACGCGCCCGCGACGGGGCTAAGGCTATTCACGAATTACGAGGATGCCTCGATCGTAATTGTTAACGGCGAGTAGCGATTTTACACAGATgctgtttcttaaatttaatataacgctttgaaatttgaaatt
The nucleotide sequence above comes from Linepithema humile isolate Giens D197 chromosome 4, Lhum_UNIL_v1.0, whole genome shotgun sequence. Encoded proteins:
- the hlk gene encoding uncharacterized protein hlk isoform X4 yields the protein MDEENVLDFLTSLEAMDLPDRIEEVNAKILTKIVEDTDFVAVLFCPDTERCAGAGSNKPDCKKCLKALQELENIDDEADQLGIGFVKIADEQLADEYNLGPLPALVYYRHQIPIIYEHELSREEDVLEWLVANKSTGDEEDVIEDVTAKTLNTLIGNIDNLVVLFYDHGDEDSMQVLNELEKIDDDCDKHGIQFVKIDDEKAAQEFGIDNLPAIVYFEKQIPNIYDGDIENEDEILEWLLSQLEKDEIEDVTDEMLDRLIKDGKTLAVLFYDNNDRKSQRVLNELENIDDECDQLGVTFVKIDNVEEAKEYGINKVPAMLYFEKGIPMVYEGNLEDEEKVLKWLEQQQKADQIEDVTDEMLDMVIDKMPLVAVLFYDKDQKKSQKVVSELENIDDDCDQHNIAFVKISDTEEAKEYGIDSLPTLVLFERKIPHIYDGDLMNEDQILGWLLHQKKHAEIPEVTDEMVEKLVESAPYTAVLFYDKDDKQDIRILNELENIDDELEKEGIVIVRMDNDAEAKEYGIDHLPTLVYFEDKIPAIYEGDLLNEDEVLEWLIQQKNSATIEEVTDEILTDLIDDHEYVVVYFSGSCDEGEECDSILDDLENIDDELDETGIVFVTTEDTSMAKKYGIKTFPTLAFFRNKDPLIYTGDLDDEDEVLSWITDEDTLEIPGKIEEVNARMLENILDENDYVVVFFYKEGDKKSQKILQELENIDDECEEKEIDFVKISDEGIEKEYDLPGLPALVFYRHKFRQIYSGDMMHEEEILEWVLELRTTTPDVIESVDRKTLQVLINDVEHLAVFFYDDKCESCGQILEELETIDDDTDKHGIQFVKSNDAKLAAEIGVFSFPALVYYETGVPIMYDGNLLDETEVLEWMVKQKTDESIEEIDRETFIKYIETKEFLAVIFYKEEDPESPRVLRHIELIDDEAAEYGIKIVRLKDRLMAKKYGFRNPPGITYFRKGKNINYDGDIDDEEEILDWLTNPENMELTDHIERINKKMFQKVRQTTDYLAVFFYSNDCKQCGRVLAEIEHIDDEADGAGIKFVKIDDKQLAKHYGVFALPAILFFKMGSKEPVIYAGDLYEEEQILQWLMTQKDPSGEVIEALEGEELLHLIRESESLAVYFWNRTLCDMCQSKSYRKQMRHKQEHKNAEHATAEDSDDPDECAQCVGILEELENIDDDCDRHGITFVKTQDFKVAEDYGVTDFPVLVYFENQLPNVFAGDLSVEEEVLQWLITQRTEDRIELITRVMLETSVEETQYLAVYFNKQNCHICDEILEGLERIDDECDVFGIHMVKIQDPQLAKRYSIKTFPALVYFRNGNPLLFEGDLQNEESVLEWLIDDDNRELADEIESVNDRMFERLLDESPFLAAFFYDEDCPECDEIMEALEKIDGEADLFGIDFVKISSPEAAEKYSILNVPSLVYFRKRTPLIYDGDLTQEDKILQWLTSQDVFEIKNEIEEVNRKMLDKLLDENEFLAVFFYEHDSQESEDVNAKLEEIDGETDNLDITFVKMGDPRYARKWGVTKLPAIVHFRKRFPSIYRGDLHNEQDVLEWLRKNRYRQPELNIYMYMLIAIAILFLMYTGFLLSCFRTEPAAPAAHPKQA